In Deinococcus maricopensis DSM 21211, the sequence GCGACCGCGAATGCGGCCTTTGCTGATGAACCCGTCGTACCGCCGGACCGTGAGTTGCGACTCGAGCTGCTTAAGCGTGTCGAGCGCGACCCCGACCACGATGAGCAGACCGGTGCCGCTCAACTGGAAGGTGGTGATGCCAGTGGCTTTCTGCACGATCTGCGGCAGGATGGTGAGCACCGCCAGGAAGATCGCGCCCCACAAGCTGATGCGGCTGCTGATGCGCCCGAGGTACTCGGCCGTGGCCGTGCCGGGGCGCACGCCGGGAATGAACCCGCCGCTCTCGCGCAGCTGCTCGCTGATGCGCTTCGGGTCGAACTGCACGCTGTTGTACAGGTACGTGAACCCGAAGATCAGCAGCACTTCCAGGGCGAGGTACAGCGGGCTGCCGAAGCTGAGGTACTTCCCGATGAAGTCGGCGACCTGCGGCGCGCGCGTCGTCGTGGCCTGCTGAATCAAGTTCGGGAGGATCAGCATGGCGCCCGCGAAGATCACGGGAATCACGCCGGCCTGGTTGACCTTGATCGGCAGGTACGTGGCCTGGCCGCCCACCTGGCGGTTGCCGACCTGCTTGCGCGCGTACTGCACGGGCACGCGGCGTTCGCCCTGCTGGACGAACACGATGCCCGCGAGCACCACCAGCAGAATCACGATGAACGCGACGATGCCGAGCAGCGACACCTGGTCCTTGGCGAGCAGCTGTCCGGTCAGGCTGATGTCCACCGGGTAGCGGGCGACGATGCCGGCCATGATGATCAGGCTGATGCCGTTGCCGATACCGACTTCGGTGATGCGCTCACCGAGCCACATCGTGAACGCGATGCCGGCCACCTGGGTGAGGACCATCACGACGACCGTGAAGGCGTCCTGGCCCCAGCCGGGCGAGAGCTTCGCGGGGTCGTTCACGATGCCGGCCAGCACGAAGAACAGCGCCTGCACCGTGCCGAGGCCGATGGCGGCGTAGCGGGTGTACTGCGTGATTTTCTTGCGGCCCTCCTCGCCTTCCTTGCTGAGCTTCTCAAGGAAGGGGATGGTGGAGGTCAGCAGCTGAATGACGATGCTCGCCGTGATGTACGGCAGCACGCCCAGCGCGAAAATCGAGAATTGCGAAAGATTCCCACCCGAGATCAGGCTGATCAAGCCAAACAGACCACCATTGGTGGTCTGTTCCAGGGCCGAGACGTTGACGCCCGGCGTCGGGATCGCGTTGCCAAGGCGGTAGACGCCCAGCAGCAACAGGGTGAAGAGGATCTTCCGCTGAAGGTCCGGGATGCGGAACGCGTCGCGGAAGGCCCGCAGCATGTTAGGCGTCCTTCTCGGCGCTAACTTGCGGGAGGACGACGCTGCCGCCGGCCGCTTCGATGGCCTTCACGGCCGCTTCGCTGGCGGCGTCCACGTGCACGGTGAGGGCCGTTTTGACTTCGCCGCGCGCGAGGAGCTTCACGGGGCGGTCTTTGCGGCGCACCAGGCCGGCGGCGGCCAGGGCTTCGCGGTCGACCGTGCCGGTCAGTTCGGCG encodes:
- the secY gene encoding preprotein translocase subunit SecY, producing MLRAFRDAFRIPDLQRKILFTLLLLGVYRLGNAIPTPGVNVSALEQTTNGGLFGLISLISGGNLSQFSIFALGVLPYITASIVIQLLTSTIPFLEKLSKEGEEGRKKITQYTRYAAIGLGTVQALFFVLAGIVNDPAKLSPGWGQDAFTVVVMVLTQVAGIAFTMWLGERITEVGIGNGISLIIMAGIVARYPVDISLTGQLLAKDQVSLLGIVAFIVILLVVLAGIVFVQQGERRVPVQYARKQVGNRQVGGQATYLPIKVNQAGVIPVIFAGAMLILPNLIQQATTTRAPQVADFIGKYLSFGSPLYLALEVLLIFGFTYLYNSVQFDPKRISEQLRESGGFIPGVRPGTATAEYLGRISSRISLWGAIFLAVLTILPQIVQKATGITTFQLSGTGLLIVVGVALDTLKQLESQLTVRRYDGFISKGRIRGRL